One segment of Panicum virgatum strain AP13 chromosome 1K, P.virgatum_v5, whole genome shotgun sequence DNA contains the following:
- the LOC120698258 gene encoding uncharacterized protein At4g37920-like isoform X1: MTTNQGVLLCRAPRPSPAPTSAALLRSLSCSSSSAASPSIATSRSRRGRLAAPPPPPRCVAAPSTAKAEDQTEPEVAMGYTMTEICDKFIEFFMHKKPETKDWRKVLVFREEWQRYRKHFYKRCQVRIDMETDSSLKQKLVVLARKVKKIDDEIEKHMELFTEIRDNPADINAIVARRRKDFTGEFFRHLNFLVNAYNGLDERDGVARLGAKCLSAIHAYDCTLEQLDIESAQSKFDDILNSSSLEDACDKIKSLAKAKELDSSLILLINRAWAAAKDSTTMKDEVKDIMYHIYITTKESLKSISPPEMKLIKYLLNIEDPEERFGALATAFSPGDERETKDEDALYTTPNELHKWIKMMLDSYHLNKEETDFMDARKMSDPVIIQRLSLLKETIEEEYMKQYIHPDEKDSMDDEESED, from the exons ATGACGACGAACCAGGGCGTTCTCCTCTGCCGCGCTCCCcggccctcgccggcgcctACGTCCGCCGCTCTCTTGCGGTCTCTctcttgctcctcctcctccgccgcctccccatcCATTGCTACGTCGAggagccgccgcggccgtctcgccgcaccaccaccaccaccac GCTGTGTAGCTGCTCCAAGTACTGCTAAAGCAGAAGACCAAACTGAGCCTGAAGTTGCAATGGGGTACACAATGACTGAAATATGCGACAAGTTCATTGAGTTCTTCATGCACAAGAAACCGGAAACAAAGGACTGGAGAAAAGTATTGGTGTTTAGAGAGGAGTGGCAGAGGTATAGAAAACACTTCTACAAGCGTTGTCAAGTGCGCATAGATATGGAGACTGATTCTTCATTGAAGCAGAAGTTGGTTGTACTTGCTAGAAAAGTCAAGAAG ATCGATGATGAAATAGAGAAGCACATGGAACTCTTCACTGAGATTAGAGATAACCCTGCTGATATTAATGCTATTGTTGCAAGACGACGAAAGGATTTCACTGGGGAGTTCTTTCGCCATCTTAATTTCCTTGTGAATGCTTATAATGGCCTTGATGAGAGAGATG GCGTTGCCAGGCTTGGGGCAAAATGTCTATCTGCAATCCATGCGTACGATTGCACACTGGAACAGTTGGACATTGAATCTGCCCAGTCAAAGTTCGACGATATACTGAATTCTTCTTCACTAGAGGATGCCTGTGACAAGATCAAAAGCTTAGCTAAGGCTAAAGAACTTGACTCATCATTAATTCTTCTAATTAACAGAGCTTGGGCTGCTGCAAAAGACTCTACGACTATGAAGGATGAG GTCAAGGACATAATGTATCATATTTATATAACTACAAAGGAAAGCCTCAAGAGCATCTCACCTCCAGAAATGAAGCTTATTAAGTATCTGCTGAATATTGAAGATCCTGAAGAGAGATTTGGTGCTCTTGCAACTGCTTTCTCTCCAGGAGATGAGCGAGAAACCAAGGATGAAGATGCTCTTTACAC AACTCCCAACGAACTCCACAAATGGATCAAAATGATGCTCGATTCATACCACCTCAACAAGGAGGAGACGGATTTTATGGATGCGAGGAAGATGAGCGACCCGGTAATCATCCAGAGATTAAGTTTGCTGAAAGAGACAATTGAGGAAGAATACATGAAGCAGTATATACATCCCGATGAGAAGGATTCCATGGACGATGAGGAATCAGAAGACTGA
- the LOC120698258 gene encoding uncharacterized protein At4g37920-like isoform X3: MTTNQGVLLCRAPRPSPAPTSAALLRSLSCSSSSAASPSIATSRSRRGRLAAPPRCVAAPSTAKAEDQTEPEVAMGYTMTEICDKFIEFFMHKKPETKDWRKVLVFREEWQRYRKHFYKRCQVRIDMETDSSLKQKLVVLARKVKKIDDEIEKHMELFTEIRDNPADINAIVARRRKDFTGEFFRHLNFLVNAYNGLDERDGVARLGAKCLSAIHAYDCTLEQLDIESAQSKFDDILNSSSLEDACDKIKSLAKAKELDSSLILLINRAWAAAKDSTTMKDEVKDIMYHIYITTKESLKSISPPEMKLIKYLLNIEDPEERFGALATAFSPGDERETKDEDALYTTPNELHKWIKMMLDSYHLNKEETDFMDARKMSDPVIIQRLSLLKETIEEEYMKQYIHPDEKDSMDDEESED; encoded by the exons ATGACGACGAACCAGGGCGTTCTCCTCTGCCGCGCTCCCcggccctcgccggcgcctACGTCCGCCGCTCTCTTGCGGTCTCTctcttgctcctcctcctccgccgcctccccatcCATTGCTACGTCGAggagccgccgcggccgtctcgccgcaccaccac GCTGTGTAGCTGCTCCAAGTACTGCTAAAGCAGAAGACCAAACTGAGCCTGAAGTTGCAATGGGGTACACAATGACTGAAATATGCGACAAGTTCATTGAGTTCTTCATGCACAAGAAACCGGAAACAAAGGACTGGAGAAAAGTATTGGTGTTTAGAGAGGAGTGGCAGAGGTATAGAAAACACTTCTACAAGCGTTGTCAAGTGCGCATAGATATGGAGACTGATTCTTCATTGAAGCAGAAGTTGGTTGTACTTGCTAGAAAAGTCAAGAAG ATCGATGATGAAATAGAGAAGCACATGGAACTCTTCACTGAGATTAGAGATAACCCTGCTGATATTAATGCTATTGTTGCAAGACGACGAAAGGATTTCACTGGGGAGTTCTTTCGCCATCTTAATTTCCTTGTGAATGCTTATAATGGCCTTGATGAGAGAGATG GCGTTGCCAGGCTTGGGGCAAAATGTCTATCTGCAATCCATGCGTACGATTGCACACTGGAACAGTTGGACATTGAATCTGCCCAGTCAAAGTTCGACGATATACTGAATTCTTCTTCACTAGAGGATGCCTGTGACAAGATCAAAAGCTTAGCTAAGGCTAAAGAACTTGACTCATCATTAATTCTTCTAATTAACAGAGCTTGGGCTGCTGCAAAAGACTCTACGACTATGAAGGATGAG GTCAAGGACATAATGTATCATATTTATATAACTACAAAGGAAAGCCTCAAGAGCATCTCACCTCCAGAAATGAAGCTTATTAAGTATCTGCTGAATATTGAAGATCCTGAAGAGAGATTTGGTGCTCTTGCAACTGCTTTCTCTCCAGGAGATGAGCGAGAAACCAAGGATGAAGATGCTCTTTACAC AACTCCCAACGAACTCCACAAATGGATCAAAATGATGCTCGATTCATACCACCTCAACAAGGAGGAGACGGATTTTATGGATGCGAGGAAGATGAGCGACCCGGTAATCATCCAGAGATTAAGTTTGCTGAAAGAGACAATTGAGGAAGAATACATGAAGCAGTATATACATCCCGATGAGAAGGATTCCATGGACGATGAGGAATCAGAAGACTGA
- the LOC120698258 gene encoding uncharacterized protein At4g37920-like isoform X2 translates to MTTNQGVLLCRAPRPSPAPTSAALLRSLSCSSSSAASPSIATSRSRRGRLAAPPPPRCVAAPSTAKAEDQTEPEVAMGYTMTEICDKFIEFFMHKKPETKDWRKVLVFREEWQRYRKHFYKRCQVRIDMETDSSLKQKLVVLARKVKKIDDEIEKHMELFTEIRDNPADINAIVARRRKDFTGEFFRHLNFLVNAYNGLDERDGVARLGAKCLSAIHAYDCTLEQLDIESAQSKFDDILNSSSLEDACDKIKSLAKAKELDSSLILLINRAWAAAKDSTTMKDEVKDIMYHIYITTKESLKSISPPEMKLIKYLLNIEDPEERFGALATAFSPGDERETKDEDALYTTPNELHKWIKMMLDSYHLNKEETDFMDARKMSDPVIIQRLSLLKETIEEEYMKQYIHPDEKDSMDDEESED, encoded by the exons ATGACGACGAACCAGGGCGTTCTCCTCTGCCGCGCTCCCcggccctcgccggcgcctACGTCCGCCGCTCTCTTGCGGTCTCTctcttgctcctcctcctccgccgcctccccatcCATTGCTACGTCGAggagccgccgcggccgtctcgccgcaccaccaccaccac GCTGTGTAGCTGCTCCAAGTACTGCTAAAGCAGAAGACCAAACTGAGCCTGAAGTTGCAATGGGGTACACAATGACTGAAATATGCGACAAGTTCATTGAGTTCTTCATGCACAAGAAACCGGAAACAAAGGACTGGAGAAAAGTATTGGTGTTTAGAGAGGAGTGGCAGAGGTATAGAAAACACTTCTACAAGCGTTGTCAAGTGCGCATAGATATGGAGACTGATTCTTCATTGAAGCAGAAGTTGGTTGTACTTGCTAGAAAAGTCAAGAAG ATCGATGATGAAATAGAGAAGCACATGGAACTCTTCACTGAGATTAGAGATAACCCTGCTGATATTAATGCTATTGTTGCAAGACGACGAAAGGATTTCACTGGGGAGTTCTTTCGCCATCTTAATTTCCTTGTGAATGCTTATAATGGCCTTGATGAGAGAGATG GCGTTGCCAGGCTTGGGGCAAAATGTCTATCTGCAATCCATGCGTACGATTGCACACTGGAACAGTTGGACATTGAATCTGCCCAGTCAAAGTTCGACGATATACTGAATTCTTCTTCACTAGAGGATGCCTGTGACAAGATCAAAAGCTTAGCTAAGGCTAAAGAACTTGACTCATCATTAATTCTTCTAATTAACAGAGCTTGGGCTGCTGCAAAAGACTCTACGACTATGAAGGATGAG GTCAAGGACATAATGTATCATATTTATATAACTACAAAGGAAAGCCTCAAGAGCATCTCACCTCCAGAAATGAAGCTTATTAAGTATCTGCTGAATATTGAAGATCCTGAAGAGAGATTTGGTGCTCTTGCAACTGCTTTCTCTCCAGGAGATGAGCGAGAAACCAAGGATGAAGATGCTCTTTACAC AACTCCCAACGAACTCCACAAATGGATCAAAATGATGCTCGATTCATACCACCTCAACAAGGAGGAGACGGATTTTATGGATGCGAGGAAGATGAGCGACCCGGTAATCATCCAGAGATTAAGTTTGCTGAAAGAGACAATTGAGGAAGAATACATGAAGCAGTATATACATCCCGATGAGAAGGATTCCATGGACGATGAGGAATCAGAAGACTGA
- the LOC120698258 gene encoding uncharacterized protein At4g37920-like isoform X4 translates to MGYTMTEICDKFIEFFMHKKPETKDWRKVLVFREEWQRYRKHFYKRCQVRIDMETDSSLKQKLVVLARKVKKIDDEIEKHMELFTEIRDNPADINAIVARRRKDFTGEFFRHLNFLVNAYNGLDERDGVARLGAKCLSAIHAYDCTLEQLDIESAQSKFDDILNSSSLEDACDKIKSLAKAKELDSSLILLINRAWAAAKDSTTMKDEVKDIMYHIYITTKESLKSISPPEMKLIKYLLNIEDPEERFGALATAFSPGDERETKDEDALYTTPNELHKWIKMMLDSYHLNKEETDFMDARKMSDPVIIQRLSLLKETIEEEYMKQYIHPDEKDSMDDEESED, encoded by the exons ATGGGGTACACAATGACTGAAATATGCGACAAGTTCATTGAGTTCTTCATGCACAAGAAACCGGAAACAAAGGACTGGAGAAAAGTATTGGTGTTTAGAGAGGAGTGGCAGAGGTATAGAAAACACTTCTACAAGCGTTGTCAAGTGCGCATAGATATGGAGACTGATTCTTCATTGAAGCAGAAGTTGGTTGTACTTGCTAGAAAAGTCAAGAAG ATCGATGATGAAATAGAGAAGCACATGGAACTCTTCACTGAGATTAGAGATAACCCTGCTGATATTAATGCTATTGTTGCAAGACGACGAAAGGATTTCACTGGGGAGTTCTTTCGCCATCTTAATTTCCTTGTGAATGCTTATAATGGCCTTGATGAGAGAGATG GCGTTGCCAGGCTTGGGGCAAAATGTCTATCTGCAATCCATGCGTACGATTGCACACTGGAACAGTTGGACATTGAATCTGCCCAGTCAAAGTTCGACGATATACTGAATTCTTCTTCACTAGAGGATGCCTGTGACAAGATCAAAAGCTTAGCTAAGGCTAAAGAACTTGACTCATCATTAATTCTTCTAATTAACAGAGCTTGGGCTGCTGCAAAAGACTCTACGACTATGAAGGATGAG GTCAAGGACATAATGTATCATATTTATATAACTACAAAGGAAAGCCTCAAGAGCATCTCACCTCCAGAAATGAAGCTTATTAAGTATCTGCTGAATATTGAAGATCCTGAAGAGAGATTTGGTGCTCTTGCAACTGCTTTCTCTCCAGGAGATGAGCGAGAAACCAAGGATGAAGATGCTCTTTACAC AACTCCCAACGAACTCCACAAATGGATCAAAATGATGCTCGATTCATACCACCTCAACAAGGAGGAGACGGATTTTATGGATGCGAGGAAGATGAGCGACCCGGTAATCATCCAGAGATTAAGTTTGCTGAAAGAGACAATTGAGGAAGAATACATGAAGCAGTATATACATCCCGATGAGAAGGATTCCATGGACGATGAGGAATCAGAAGACTGA